A single region of the candidate division KSB1 bacterium genome encodes:
- a CDS encoding NTP transferase domain-containing protein, translating to MAAGKGTRMESDLPKVLHRVGGKALIERVIETARQLGPDRVILIVGHGRDQVVKTLIDKSLEYVVQDPPLGTGHAVLQAKDTMKGFGGEVVILSGDVPLLRAETLRRLVKAHREQGAAVTVLTTVAEDPTGYGRILRNERGEFVGIIEHREATDEQRRVSEINSGIYCCDSEQLFLALSRVRASNSKGEYYLTDIISILRSAGRLVRAEQLATFKEICGINTPAELAAAEEYHRGRSDG from the coding sequence ATGGCAGCCGGCAAGGGCACGCGCATGGAGAGCGACTTGCCGAAGGTGCTGCATCGAGTGGGCGGAAAGGCGCTGATTGAGCGTGTGATCGAGACGGCACGGCAGCTGGGGCCGGACCGGGTAATCTTGATTGTTGGTCACGGTCGAGACCAAGTAGTTAAAACTTTAATAGATAAAAGCTTAGAATACGTGGTCCAGGATCCGCCTTTGGGCACGGGGCATGCGGTACTTCAGGCTAAGGACACGATGAAGGGTTTTGGCGGAGAGGTCGTTATCCTCTCCGGTGACGTGCCGTTGCTGCGAGCCGAGACCTTGAGGCGGCTGGTAAAGGCGCATCGCGAGCAGGGTGCGGCAGTAACCGTGCTAACCACGGTGGCTGAAGACCCCACCGGCTACGGTCGGATTCTGCGGAACGAGCGAGGCGAGTTCGTCGGGATCATCGAGCATCGCGAGGCGACAGATGAGCAGAGACGGGTATCAGAGATTAATTCCGGGATTTATTGTTGCGATTCAGAGCAGTTGTTTCTGGCCCTTTCGCGGGTCCGGGCCAGCAATTCGAAGGGCGAATACTACCTCACGGACATCATTTCGATTCTGCGGAGCGCAGGGCGGCTGGTCCGCGCCGAGCAGCTTGCGACGTTCAAGGAGATCTGCGGCATCAACACTCCGGCGGAATTGGCGGCGGCGGAGGAGTACCACCGAGGTCGTAGTGACGGGTGA
- a CDS encoding pantoate--beta-alanine ligase: MIVCRTLAELSPRITEYKRLRESTGLVPTMGALHEGHLALVQAARARADRVIVSIFVNPTQFGPGEDYERYPRTPERDLELLEREGVDLVWLPEPGEMYGRAETTTVDPGVLSTQFEGAIRPHHFRGVLTVVAKLFHQTQPDVALFGQKDAQQLFLVRRMVAELRFPLEVVEVETVREADGLAKSSRNVYLKQAERERAGVLWRALAAGKRAIAGGERSLPGIEHVMQQELATVGGLETQYATVVSEAAFASANPIQETGRLIIAVKLGPVRLIDNDKYGFGN; encoded by the coding sequence ATGATCGTTTGCCGCACGCTCGCCGAGTTGAGTCCGCGCATCACGGAGTACAAGCGTTTGCGTGAATCGACCGGTTTGGTCCCGACGATGGGTGCACTGCATGAAGGGCACCTGGCGCTGGTACAGGCGGCGCGAGCAAGGGCTGACCGGGTCATCGTTTCTATCTTTGTCAATCCGACGCAGTTTGGGCCGGGGGAGGATTACGAGCGATATCCGCGCACGCCGGAGCGCGACCTGGAATTGCTCGAGCGTGAAGGCGTGGACCTCGTATGGCTGCCGGAGCCGGGCGAGATGTACGGGCGCGCTGAAACGACCACGGTCGATCCGGGCGTTCTGTCCACTCAGTTTGAGGGGGCGATTCGTCCACATCATTTTCGCGGCGTGCTGACGGTCGTAGCGAAGCTGTTCCACCAAACACAGCCTGACGTCGCGCTGTTCGGGCAAAAGGACGCACAACAGCTATTTCTTGTGCGGCGCATGGTGGCCGAACTCCGATTTCCATTGGAGGTCGTGGAGGTCGAGACCGTGCGCGAAGCCGATGGATTGGCGAAGTCTTCGCGCAATGTCTATCTCAAGCAGGCGGAGCGGGAGCGAGCGGGCGTGCTTTGGCGTGCGCTCGCGGCGGGTAAACGCGCGATAGCGGGCGGCGAGCGTTCCTTGCCCGGAATCGAACACGTGATGCAGCAAGAACTCGCGACCGTCGGCGGGCTGGAGACGCAGTATGCGACGGTTGTGAGCGAAGCGGCGTTTGCCTCGGCTAACCCTATCCAAGAAACCGGGCGGTTGATCATCGCGGTCAAATTGGGCCCGGTGCGACTGATTGACAATGATAAATATGGATTTGGCAACTAA
- the panB gene encoding 3-methyl-2-oxobutanoate hydroxymethyltransferase yields MSKTGSFPRVTAPQLVRCKEEGRKIVGLTAYDAVFAAIEEESGVDFLLVGDSAGNVIAGHSTTIPMTLDAMLFLTRCVSRGTSRVMIVADMPFGSFQVSTDETVKNAVRFLKEGGAQAVKLEGAGYLLPTIRRLVDCGIPIMGHLGLTPQMINVFGGYGLRAQTSEEADKLLADARDLEAAGCFSIVLEKIPGSLAGRVSKALKIPTIGIGSGPDCDGQVLVNYDLLGMLEQFKPKFVRQYMQGARLVREAVSGWVNDVRDGSFPSAAESYEAQVPRKQ; encoded by the coding sequence ATGAGTAAGACCGGATCATTCCCGCGCGTAACGGCACCGCAATTGGTTCGCTGCAAGGAAGAAGGCCGTAAGATCGTCGGGTTGACGGCTTACGATGCGGTGTTCGCCGCGATCGAAGAGGAGTCGGGCGTGGACTTTCTGCTCGTGGGCGATAGCGCGGGCAATGTAATCGCCGGACATTCGACGACGATACCGATGACGCTTGACGCGATGCTGTTTCTGACGCGCTGCGTTTCGCGCGGGACTTCGCGCGTGATGATCGTCGCGGACATGCCGTTCGGGAGTTTTCAGGTATCGACGGACGAGACCGTGAAGAACGCGGTGCGCTTTCTGAAGGAGGGCGGCGCGCAGGCGGTGAAACTGGAGGGCGCGGGCTACCTGTTGCCGACGATCCGCCGCCTCGTGGACTGCGGCATTCCGATCATGGGGCACCTCGGGTTGACGCCGCAGATGATTAATGTGTTTGGCGGTTACGGGCTGCGCGCGCAGACCAGTGAGGAGGCCGACAAGCTGTTGGCGGATGCGCGCGATTTGGAAGCCGCCGGCTGCTTCTCGATTGTGCTGGAGAAGATACCGGGGTCGTTAGCGGGACGGGTGAGCAAAGCACTCAAGATCCCGACGATTGGAATCGGTTCAGGTCCCGATTGTGACGGGCAGGTGTTGGTGAACTATGATCTGTTGGGAATGCTCGAGCAGTTCAAGCCGAAGTTCGTGCGGCAGTATATGCAGGGCGCGAGACTCGTGCGGGAGGCGGTGTCGGGCTGGGTGAACGACGTGCGTGACGGTTCGTTCCCCTCGGCGGCGGAAAGCTACGAAGCGCAGGTTCCGCGGAAACAATGA
- the mnmA gene encoding tRNA 2-thiouridine(34) synthase MnmA, protein MSNDGTIHDWADAIPRGSVVGVAMSGGVDSSVAASLLVERGFEVVGLTMHLWTDAKGGELSLNRASGCCSITMARDAAQVAERLGFRHYVLNLSDEFHGSVVQNFAREYLSGRTPNPCVRCNTFVKWQTLLERSRKLGCDYLATGHYARVVRGGERSRLFRARHLEKDQSYALWGLSQESLARTLFPLGDLPKREVRRIASEHGLATADKPESQDICFVPDNDYRRFLGDNFAQALAVIAPGEIVGPDGIVLGRHGGVSNFTVGQRKGLGIAHGRPLYVTRIDVDENRVYVDDEEHCFSDSAIVEDVNWISIGEPNQALECEAKVRYRDGGHAARVMPLAGGRARIEFARPVRAVTPGQSAVFYRGDELLGGGVLLEVSRGATRGDAVSAEGGLAHE, encoded by the coding sequence ATGAGCAACGACGGCACCATTCACGATTGGGCAGACGCGATTCCGCGCGGATCGGTGGTTGGCGTTGCCATGTCCGGAGGCGTGGATAGTTCGGTCGCGGCGTCGCTACTCGTTGAGCGCGGCTTTGAGGTCGTGGGTCTGACGATGCATCTCTGGACGGACGCGAAGGGCGGGGAGCTGTCGCTGAATCGCGCGTCGGGGTGCTGCTCGATCACCATGGCGCGGGACGCGGCGCAAGTCGCGGAGCGGTTGGGATTCCGGCACTATGTGTTGAATCTGTCGGACGAGTTTCATGGGTCGGTCGTGCAGAACTTCGCGCGCGAGTATCTCTCCGGGCGCACGCCGAATCCCTGCGTGCGTTGCAATACGTTCGTGAAGTGGCAGACGCTCCTGGAGCGCTCGAGGAAGTTGGGCTGTGACTATCTGGCCACGGGCCACTATGCGCGAGTCGTGCGGGGCGGCGAGCGGAGCCGGTTGTTCCGGGCGCGGCATCTGGAAAAGGATCAGTCCTACGCGCTGTGGGGGCTGTCGCAGGAGAGTCTTGCGCGCACCCTGTTTCCGCTGGGGGACTTACCGAAGCGGGAGGTGCGGCGGATCGCGAGTGAGCACGGGCTGGCAACGGCGGACAAGCCGGAGAGCCAGGATATCTGCTTTGTTCCTGACAACGATTACCGCCGGTTTCTCGGAGACAATTTCGCGCAAGCGCTGGCGGTGATTGCGCCTGGCGAAATCGTGGGACCGGATGGGATCGTGCTTGGGCGCCACGGCGGCGTCTCGAATTTCACCGTCGGTCAGCGCAAGGGCCTGGGAATTGCACACGGGCGGCCGTTGTATGTGACCCGCATTGACGTGGACGAGAATCGCGTGTATGTGGATGACGAGGAGCACTGCTTCAGCGATTCCGCGATCGTGGAGGACGTGAATTGGATTTCGATCGGTGAGCCGAATCAGGCCCTCGAGTGCGAGGCGAAGGTCCGCTATCGCGACGGCGGTCACGCGGCGCGGGTGATGCCGCTCGCCGGGGGCCGGGCGCGGATCGAATTTGCGCGTCCGGTTCGGGCGGTCACACCCGGTCAGTCGGCGGTGTTTTATCGCGGCGACGAGCTGCTGGGTGGGGGAGTACTGCTGGAAGTCAGTCGGGGTGCAACCCGCGGAGACGCGGTCTCCGCCGAGGGAGGATTAGCCCATGAGTAA
- a CDS encoding cysteine desulfurase, whose amino-acid sequence MPIYLDNAATTQPDPAVVEAVRECLSSAWGNPSSAHSRGADARRALDQARVQVAKLAGCELDEVHFTSGGTEADNWALLGTLDVWRERRNHLVTVATEHHAVVDVAKWWQERGGAVTILAPDHEGMVTAEQVAGAITARTAMVSVMQVNNELGTLLPVADIGAACRERDVTFHTDAVQSYGKIPLSFRALNADLMSISSHKIYGPKGVGALLVKRGTRISPRQIGGGQERAWRPGTENLPGIVGFGRAAELSGAALEQEMREIAVLRDRLEALILEQIPEVRINGSRTSRAPGIVNISFLGCEGEALLIALDRKGFCVSTGSACSAGALGASHVLLGIGLDVRVAQASLRFSFGRFNRLSDVDALMAVLPDVVDRQRQTAPAGLR is encoded by the coding sequence ATGCCGATCTATCTTGACAATGCCGCGACGACGCAGCCGGATCCGGCGGTCGTGGAGGCCGTGCGGGAGTGTCTGAGTTCCGCGTGGGGGAATCCGTCCAGCGCGCACTCGCGGGGAGCCGATGCGCGGCGGGCACTGGATCAGGCCCGGGTGCAGGTCGCCAAACTCGCCGGATGTGAATTGGACGAGGTGCATTTCACGTCGGGCGGGACCGAAGCGGATAACTGGGCCCTGCTGGGAACGTTGGATGTCTGGCGGGAGCGGCGCAATCATCTGGTCACGGTGGCGACGGAGCATCACGCGGTAGTGGACGTCGCGAAGTGGTGGCAGGAGCGCGGCGGAGCGGTGACGATTCTGGCGCCGGATCATGAGGGGATGGTCACGGCGGAGCAGGTGGCGGGGGCGATTACGGCGCGGACGGCGATGGTGTCCGTCATGCAGGTGAATAACGAGTTGGGAACGCTGTTGCCGGTGGCGGACATCGGCGCGGCTTGCCGGGAACGCGACGTAACGTTCCACACGGACGCGGTCCAGAGTTACGGAAAGATCCCATTGTCGTTTCGCGCATTGAATGCCGATCTTATGAGTATATCGAGTCACAAGATCTACGGTCCCAAGGGCGTGGGTGCGCTGCTCGTCAAGCGGGGCACGAGAATTTCGCCGCGGCAGATTGGCGGCGGTCAGGAGCGCGCGTGGCGGCCGGGAACCGAGAATTTACCGGGGATTGTGGGGTTTGGCCGCGCGGCGGAGCTGAGCGGCGCAGCACTGGAGCAGGAAATGCGCGAGATTGCCGTGCTGCGGGATCGGCTCGAAGCACTCATTCTGGAGCAGATTCCTGAGGTACGGATTAATGGCTCGCGGACGTCGCGCGCGCCGGGCATCGTGAACATCTCGTTTCTTGGCTGCGAAGGGGAAGCGCTGCTGATCGCGCTCGACCGCAAGGGGTTCTGTGTTTCGACGGGGAGCGCGTGCAGCGCCGGTGCACTAGGAGCATCGCATGTGTTGCTGGGGATCGGGTTGGACGTCCGTGTGGCTCAGGCGTCACTGCGGTTCTCGTTTGGCCGGTTCAATCGGTTGTCGGACGTGGACGCGTTGATGGCGGTACTGCCGGACGTAGTGGACCGGCAGCGCCAAACCGCGCCGGCGGGGTTGCGATGA
- a CDS encoding LytR C-terminal domain-containing protein, with protein sequence MVVLSAIAVLLAYFWFDWSSPDTTRATRNVSNEIAGDSIRTMSAADSGDVEVSAAVIDSSAEPRTDTTATRAAIQPERRPLVTRPVRIQLLNGTTEKGLARRVSPRLRAMGFDIREVGNSGQRDTRECELIDRSGADSLGLILADSVRLPRSLVKHELNSAMVDIDVTLILGRDYRNYELAAGR encoded by the coding sequence GTGGTAGTGCTTTCAGCGATTGCCGTGCTGCTGGCGTATTTCTGGTTTGATTGGTCGTCTCCGGACACCACGCGCGCGACGCGGAACGTGTCCAATGAGATCGCCGGGGACTCGATTCGGACGATGAGCGCGGCGGATTCGGGAGACGTCGAAGTTTCCGCCGCCGTGATCGATTCGAGTGCGGAGCCGCGGACTGACACGACCGCTACGCGAGCGGCGATTCAGCCCGAGCGCCGGCCGCTGGTCACGCGACCGGTGCGGATTCAGTTGTTGAACGGCACGACCGAGAAGGGTCTGGCGCGGCGGGTATCGCCCCGCTTGCGGGCGATGGGGTTTGATATTCGCGAAGTCGGGAATTCCGGGCAGCGGGACACGCGGGAGTGCGAGCTGATCGATCGCAGCGGTGCGGATTCGTTGGGCTTGATTCTGGCGGACTCGGTCAGGCTGCCCCGGTCGTTGGTCAAACATGAACTAAACTCCGCGATGGTGGACATCGACGTGACGCTGATTCTGGGGCGGGATTACCGCAACTACGAATTGGCCGCCGGCCGATGA
- the rdgB gene encoding RdgB/HAM1 family non-canonical purine NTP pyrophosphatase: MDSPSRSLVVATRNRDKLREIQEALQGLPLNVLSLADFAFVSEVVEDRPDLYGNAIKKATEVAAQVNAWTLADDTGLEVDALNGAPGVYAARYSGPGATYESNCRKLIAELRDVPDGKRQARFRTVMCLRTHDGLHCVEGVVGGTILRDFRGSGGFGYDPVFELANGETLAELSVGEKNAVSHRGHALIRVVELLLWLTGKP, encoded by the coding sequence TTGGATAGTCCCTCTCGTTCCCTCGTCGTGGCGACGAGGAACCGCGACAAGCTCCGCGAGATTCAGGAAGCGCTTCAGGGATTGCCGCTGAACGTCTTGAGTCTGGCGGATTTTGCTTTTGTTTCGGAGGTAGTCGAAGATCGCCCTGATCTTTACGGCAACGCCATCAAAAAAGCGACCGAAGTCGCTGCGCAGGTGAACGCCTGGACGCTCGCCGACGATACCGGACTCGAGGTGGACGCATTGAACGGCGCACCGGGTGTATATGCCGCGCGCTATTCTGGCCCAGGAGCAACCTACGAGAGCAATTGCCGCAAGCTCATCGCCGAGCTGCGCGACGTTCCGGACGGTAAGCGGCAGGCGCGATTCCGCACGGTCATGTGCCTGCGAACCCACGACGGGCTACATTGCGTGGAAGGAGTAGTGGGCGGAACCATCCTGCGCGACTTCCGCGGCAGCGGCGGCTTCGGCTATGATCCGGTGTTCGAACTCGCCAACGGCGAGACACTCGCGGAACTCAGCGTGGGCGAGAAGAACGCGGTCTCCCATCGCGGCCATGCACTCATCCGCGTGGTTGAACTCCTGCTGTGGCTGACCGGCAAGCCTTAG
- the rsfS gene encoding ribosome silencing factor: MGAKNSKVLADFIAAAALEKKAIDVAILDLRKLDALTDFFVICTGEVDQHVRAIADHIQDEVKQRTGDKLLHREGRQSLNWVLLDYVDVVVHVFRPAFREYYRLEDLWSDADLRVVKDKDGKAPPKAKPRAKAAPAKSGSTTKRAASATKRAAKPAVKNAPKPKPKSKSAPVRKPAAKSTKPAKKKSS, translated from the coding sequence CTGGGCGCTAAGAATTCGAAGGTATTGGCAGACTTCATCGCCGCCGCCGCTCTGGAGAAGAAGGCGATCGATGTTGCGATTCTGGATTTGCGGAAGCTGGATGCGCTGACGGATTTCTTCGTGATCTGCACGGGCGAAGTCGATCAGCACGTGCGGGCGATAGCGGATCACATTCAGGACGAAGTCAAGCAGCGGACGGGGGACAAGTTGTTGCACCGCGAGGGTCGGCAGTCCCTGAATTGGGTGCTGCTGGATTACGTGGATGTGGTCGTGCATGTGTTCAGGCCGGCCTTTCGGGAGTACTACCGGCTGGAAGACTTGTGGAGCGACGCCGACCTGCGCGTGGTGAAGGACAAGGATGGCAAGGCGCCACCAAAGGCAAAGCCGCGGGCGAAAGCGGCTCCGGCCAAATCGGGGAGCACGACTAAACGGGCGGCGAGCGCGACCAAACGGGCGGCGAAGCCTGCCGTGAAGAACGCACCGAAGCCGAAGCCAAAGTCGAAGTCCGCGCCCGTGCGCAAGCCGGCGGCGAAGTCCACGAAGCCCGCGAAGAAGAAGTCTTCGTGA
- a CDS encoding VCBS repeat-containing protein, translating into MTKIIIPIVFLFACISFAQPYQPHVIWDRSGETDSSSYGYKILPLGDQNNDGFADWAVFAQGNGTWLGTQRPYLEFFHGNITPDTVPYDAYRADTTLYRHNWFAFPCGDVNGDGYQDWLIRQWQQSQPPNYTIFIFYGGPNADNVPDIVLSVPVGSSFYQVGDFNGDGYDDLYWSHNDASIRVYYGGSPMDTTVDWYLHEPPPGINSSFPYAIGDFNGDGASDFMCFNMNNGNLAVFLGGANPDTIPAYFWSNMSRPTTGVDSLNGDGADEFVRGTPVHFGRPVLSPVPDIILNTSVVSHSDCNLSRAARA; encoded by the coding sequence ATGACAAAAATCATCATTCCCATCGTTTTTCTTTTTGCCTGCATCTCGTTTGCGCAGCCTTATCAGCCCCATGTTATTTGGGACAGAAGCGGGGAAACGGATAGCTCGTCATACGGATACAAGATTCTGCCCTTGGGCGATCAGAACAATGACGGCTTTGCAGACTGGGCCGTATTCGCGCAAGGAAACGGTACCTGGCTCGGCACGCAACGGCCTTACCTGGAGTTCTTTCACGGAAACATTACTCCGGATACTGTGCCCTATGATGCCTACCGTGCAGATACGACGCTTTACAGACACAATTGGTTCGCTTTTCCTTGCGGGGATGTGAACGGGGATGGGTATCAGGATTGGCTCATCCGTCAATGGCAACAAAGCCAACCTCCCAATTACACTATCTTTATTTTTTATGGGGGACCGAATGCGGACAATGTTCCTGATATCGTGTTGTCAGTTCCAGTTGGCAGCAGCTTTTATCAAGTCGGTGACTTCAACGGCGATGGCTACGATGATCTATACTGGTCGCACAATGATGCGAGTATTAGAGTTTATTACGGCGGAAGCCCAATGGACACGACTGTGGACTGGTATCTTCATGAACCTCCGCCGGGAATCAACAGCAGCTTTCCTTACGCCATCGGCGATTTCAACGGGGATGGGGCCTCGGACTTCATGTGTTTCAACATGAACAACGGCAATCTCGCGGTCTTTTTAGGAGGCGCGAATCCAGACACGATACCGGCTTATTTCTGGAGCAACATGAGTCGGCCCACCACCGGAGTTGACAGTTTGAATGGAGACGGCGCGGATGAATTCGTGCGTGGGACACCGGTTCACTTTGGCCGGCCGGTTCTTTCGCCCGTTCCCGACATCATCCTGAATACTAGTGTAGTGTCTCACTCAGATTGCAACTTATCGAGGGCGGCGCGGGCGTGA
- a CDS encoding arginine--tRNA ligase, which yields MKRPEQHLEAALQAALIELGVADPQVVLEKPRDAAHGDLATSAALVSAKVLGKAPRVIAEALTAKLDVDAALISRVEIAGPGFINFTLAPEYLHTIARDALSNPEQFGVTDDLAGQRVLIEFVSANPSGPLNVVSARAAAVGDTLCRMFRARQAGCDAEFYVNDGGNQVRLLGESVRARYESKFGNPLEIPEGGYHGEYVTELAEEIAATQGEQFRALPAEEASLQLGRRAVEHFVESHQATMAKFRVRFDRWFHENALREARLEWAALGQLKTRGAVFERDGATYVRTSEYGDGQDWVVVTSDGRPTYFLPDLAYHLDKYDRGYDVIIDILGPDHHSYLTKMKAGMAALGRDPRRLEVHLLQYVTLLRDGEPVKMSKRAGRLIEMSELLDEVGVDSARYFFLLRRTTTPLDFDIELAKKQSDENPVYYVQYAHARIESIFRKGNVDAPGADVELSILTLPEELDLLRRLRELPQAVRDCTNARDPHAMTVWLREVATQFHKFYHNCRVLTTPAELQTARLALCRATQIALARGLSLCGVSAPKEM from the coding sequence GTGAAACGTCCCGAGCAGCATCTTGAGGCGGCTTTGCAGGCCGCGCTGATTGAACTCGGGGTGGCGGATCCGCAGGTAGTCCTGGAGAAACCGCGCGACGCGGCTCACGGCGATCTCGCGACCAGCGCGGCGCTGGTGAGCGCGAAAGTGTTGGGGAAAGCGCCACGGGTGATCGCGGAAGCCCTGACCGCGAAACTTGACGTTGACGCCGCACTCATCTCGCGTGTGGAAATTGCCGGGCCGGGATTTATCAATTTCACACTGGCGCCGGAGTATCTGCACACGATCGCGCGTGACGCGCTGTCGAATCCGGAGCAGTTCGGCGTTACGGACGACCTGGCGGGGCAGCGCGTCCTGATCGAATTCGTGAGCGCGAATCCATCGGGGCCCTTGAATGTGGTGAGCGCGCGCGCGGCGGCAGTCGGGGACACGCTGTGCCGGATGTTTCGTGCGCGGCAGGCCGGCTGCGATGCCGAGTTCTACGTGAACGACGGGGGGAATCAAGTCAGGCTGCTGGGCGAGTCGGTTCGCGCGCGCTACGAATCGAAGTTCGGCAATCCGCTGGAGATTCCTGAAGGCGGCTATCACGGGGAGTATGTGACCGAGTTGGCGGAGGAGATTGCGGCGACTCAGGGCGAGCAGTTTCGCGCGCTCCCGGCCGAGGAAGCGTCGCTACAACTGGGCCGGCGGGCGGTCGAGCATTTCGTCGAGTCGCATCAGGCAACCATGGCGAAGTTCCGCGTCCGCTTTGATCGCTGGTTTCATGAGAACGCCCTGCGCGAAGCGCGGCTGGAATGGGCGGCGCTTGGGCAATTAAAGACGCGCGGAGCGGTTTTCGAGCGGGACGGTGCGACGTATGTGCGCACCTCGGAGTACGGCGACGGCCAGGACTGGGTGGTCGTGACGTCGGATGGCCGGCCGACGTATTTCCTGCCGGACCTCGCCTATCATCTGGACAAGTATGACCGCGGCTACGACGTTATCATTGATATTCTCGGACCGGATCATCACTCCTACCTGACAAAAATGAAGGCGGGAATGGCGGCGCTGGGCCGGGACCCGCGGCGGCTGGAAGTGCACTTGCTGCAATACGTGACGTTGCTGCGGGACGGCGAGCCGGTCAAGATGTCCAAGCGCGCGGGCCGGCTGATTGAGATGTCGGAGCTGCTGGATGAAGTGGGCGTGGACTCCGCGCGCTATTTCTTCTTATTGCGCCGGACCACGACGCCGCTGGATTTTGATATTGAACTGGCCAAGAAACAATCGGATGAGAATCCGGTCTATTACGTTCAATATGCGCATGCGCGGATCGAGTCGATCTTTCGGAAGGGGAATGTTGACGCGCCGGGCGCGGACGTCGAACTCTCGATCTTGACGTTGCCGGAGGAGCTGGATCTGCTGCGCCGGCTGCGCGAGCTGCCGCAGGCGGTCCGGGATTGCACGAACGCGCGTGATCCGCATGCCATGACCGTTTGGCTGCGGGAGGTGGCGACGCAGTTTCACAAGTTTTACCACAATTGCCGCGTGCTGACGACGCCCGCGGAACTTCAAACCGCGCGACTCGCTCTCTGTCGCGCGACGCAAATCGCGCTGGCCCGCGGTCTGTCGCTGTGCGGAGTGAGCGCCCCGAAGGAAATGTAG
- a CDS encoding sugar kinase: MSTTNPKRSPAAARPVAPSAVTPDLVVVGSVAQDIIHTPYASTDRVLGGAATHFANAASFFARVGIVGVVGEDFPHAALDFLRKRRADLSGIHVAAGESFLWEGRYLEHFLKRETIRTELGVFADFRPELPEHFLRPKILFLAAINPDLQLAVLRQVERPKLVAIDTFQLWIDVARKDLLKVLKQSDLFIANDDEVRWLTGEHNLFKGAEALRKLGPKWVIVKKGEHGSFFVGEHTLFLSNTYPVREIVDPTGAGDAYAGGVLGYLAQQGALNEKQIARSMGWGSVVGSFYVEGFGPDGLRTKTMRELNARYKAFVKLCAIP; this comes from the coding sequence TTGAGCACAACGAACCCGAAGAGGTCGCCGGCCGCGGCGCGGCCCGTCGCGCCGAGCGCGGTCACGCCGGACCTGGTGGTGGTCGGCAGCGTGGCGCAGGATATCATTCACACGCCGTATGCGTCAACGGACAGGGTGCTGGGCGGCGCGGCCACGCATTTTGCGAACGCGGCTTCGTTTTTTGCGCGGGTCGGAATTGTGGGAGTTGTGGGGGAGGATTTTCCGCACGCGGCGCTGGACTTCTTGCGCAAGCGCAGGGCTGATTTGAGCGGGATTCACGTCGCGGCGGGCGAGAGTTTTCTATGGGAAGGGCGATATCTCGAACATTTTCTGAAACGCGAGACGATTCGCACGGAGCTGGGCGTGTTCGCGGATTTTCGGCCGGAGTTGCCGGAGCATTTTTTGCGGCCGAAGATCCTGTTTCTCGCGGCGATCAATCCGGACTTGCAGCTGGCGGTGTTGCGGCAGGTGGAGCGGCCCAAGTTGGTGGCGATTGACACGTTTCAGTTATGGATCGATGTGGCGCGCAAGGATCTGCTCAAAGTGCTCAAGCAGTCGGACCTGTTTATTGCCAATGACGACGAAGTGCGCTGGTTGACCGGTGAGCACAATTTGTTCAAAGGCGCGGAGGCCTTGCGCAAGCTGGGGCCGAAGTGGGTGATCGTCAAGAAGGGCGAGCACGGCAGTTTCTTTGTGGGCGAGCACACGCTGTTCTTGTCGAATACGTATCCGGTGCGGGAGATTGTCGATCCGACGGGCGCGGGCGACGCCTATGCCGGGGGCGTGCTCGGTTATTTGGCGCAACAGGGTGCGTTGAACGAAAAGCAGATTGCGCGGTCGATGGGCTGGGGGAGCGTCGTGGGGTCGTTCTACGTCGAGGGCTTCGGTCCGGATGGGTTGCGGACGAAGACGATGCGCGAACTAAATGCCCGGTACAAGGCCTTCGTCAAACTCTGCGCGATCCCATGA